One genomic region from Flagellimonas oceani encodes:
- a CDS encoding isoaspartyl peptidase/L-asparaginase family protein: MERRKFLKNSSLSAAGLVSASTLIACKTEPKPEEATAATTTPAPNPIKPIVVCTWNFFNASEKAWEVLKSGGNALDAVEQGVRVEEADETNETVGKGGRPDRDGNVTLDACIMDKDGNCGSVVCMENIVHPVSVARKVMEETPHIILAGKGAEKFAYEQGFKKEDLLTESTRKQYEEWLKTSKYETTINIENHDTIGMLAIDDNGDIAGACTTSGMAYKVAGRVGDSPIIGAGLFIDNEVGGATATGVGEEVIRTVGSFLIVELMRQGKSPQEACEEGVKRIMKKNEGRKDFQIGFLAINKNGETGGYCVHPGFTYREYSDNGHHNREVISFYE, translated from the coding sequence ATGGAACGACGCAAATTCCTTAAAAATTCCAGTCTGTCCGCAGCAGGACTGGTTTCCGCCTCCACATTGATCGCCTGTAAAACGGAACCAAAGCCCGAAGAAGCAACAGCCGCAACAACAACTCCTGCCCCCAATCCCATAAAACCGATTGTGGTGTGTACTTGGAACTTTTTTAATGCTTCCGAAAAGGCTTGGGAAGTCCTAAAATCGGGAGGTAATGCCCTAGATGCCGTGGAGCAAGGCGTTAGGGTTGAGGAAGCCGACGAAACCAACGAAACTGTGGGCAAGGGCGGTCGACCGGACCGCGATGGAAACGTGACCTTGGATGCCTGTATCATGGATAAGGACGGCAATTGTGGTTCTGTGGTCTGTATGGAAAATATTGTTCATCCGGTTTCCGTGGCCCGTAAGGTAATGGAGGAAACGCCCCATATTATTTTGGCGGGCAAGGGCGCGGAGAAGTTTGCCTACGAACAGGGTTTTAAAAAAGAGGACCTGCTGACGGAAAGCACACGAAAACAATATGAGGAGTGGTTGAAAACATCCAAATACGAGACCACCATCAATATAGAAAACCATGATACCATTGGCATGTTGGCGATCGATGACAACGGGGACATTGCCGGAGCGTGCACTACAAGTGGGATGGCCTACAAAGTTGCCGGTCGTGTCGGGGACTCCCCCATTATCGGCGCCGGGCTGTTCATTGATAACGAAGTGGGCGGAGCCACCGCAACTGGAGTTGGCGAAGAAGTGATTCGTACCGTGGGCAGTTTTTTGATCGTTGAACTGATGCGTCAAGGGAAAAGTCCACAAGAAGCGTGTGAGGAAGGCGTAAAACGCATCATGAAGAAAAATGAAGGCCGAAAAGATTTCCAGATCGGGTTCTTGGCCATCAACAAAAATGGGGAAACCGGTGGTTATTGTGTGCATCCCGGATTTACCTATCGAGAGTATTCCGATAATGGACACCACAACCGGGAAGTCATTAGTTTTTACGAATAG
- a CDS encoding copper homeostasis protein CutC: MLVEVCANSLESARNAERAGADRIELCSELGVGGITPSAGLIQSVKRELTIPIHILIRPRGGHFTYSDAEFEVMKADILACKALGVHGVVSGILMEDFSVDVERTKELVVLAKPMHFTFHRAFDWVAEPVEAIKQLEELGVQTILTSGAEPSAEKGINNLGDWQEQTSMTIMAGGSVSPKNASKFKEIGLRAIHCSGTSFGNRVALEGKITMNSAKHLVEDAVAVSDEETIRSVVKAVK; encoded by the coding sequence ATGCTGGTAGAAGTTTGTGCCAATTCCTTGGAATCGGCAAGGAACGCCGAGAGGGCGGGAGCAGATAGGATCGAACTTTGTTCGGAACTTGGTGTTGGAGGCATTACCCCGTCCGCTGGACTGATTCAATCCGTAAAGAGGGAATTGACCATCCCCATCCACATTTTGATTCGCCCCAGAGGTGGACATTTTACCTATTCCGATGCTGAATTCGAAGTAATGAAAGCCGATATTTTGGCCTGCAAGGCCTTGGGTGTACATGGCGTTGTTTCCGGAATTTTGATGGAGGATTTTTCCGTGGATGTGGAAAGAACAAAAGAGCTGGTGGTGCTGGCAAAACCAATGCACTTTACGTTTCACCGAGCGTTTGATTGGGTGGCCGAGCCCGTGGAGGCCATCAAACAACTTGAAGAGCTTGGTGTACAGACTATTCTGACTTCTGGTGCCGAACCATCAGCAGAAAAAGGAATCAATAATTTGGGTGATTGGCAAGAACAAACATCAATGACTATAATGGCAGGTGGCAGTGTTTCGCCCAAGAATGCATCAAAATTTAAGGAAATTGGACTAAGGGCCATTCATTGTTCTGGCACTTCCTTTGGAAACCGAGTGGCTTTGGAAGGGAAAATCACAATGAATTCCGCAAAGCATTTGGTGGAGGATGCGGTGGCCGTTTCAGATGAGGAAACGATTCGGTCTGTTGTCAAAGCCGTTAAATAA
- a CDS encoding metallophosphoesterase: MSRFIILAILYVVLAVYGFQAFRTLFKSPLMHWAYIILFLGALVFLTIKVMTYDPGDGFKGTAAIAGTIFASFFLLALVLGFFLILEDIVRVLAFGYNKIVGVSNPDAGYLPSRRKFISGIALGLAALPFGALLYGMYRGKYNYQVLKYELEFDDLPDAFHNYQITQISDVHSGSFDDFKKVEYGVNLVNEQKSDVIFFTGDIVNNRSEELEPWKEIFSRLDAKDGVYSILGNHDYGDYAVWDTEEEKAQNLEDLKIMQRDMGFDLLLNSNRFLEKDGQKIALVGVENWGRGGFKKAGDLQKAKAGISQDDFKILLSHDPSHWEDVVIHDDYHFHLTLSGHTHGMQFGVEIPGWVKWSPIKWRYKYWAGIYKEMEQFINVNRGFGFIGYPGRFGIWPEISVITLKKKGLA; the protein is encoded by the coding sequence ATGTCCCGATTTATCATTTTGGCAATTTTGTATGTGGTGTTGGCCGTTTATGGCTTTCAGGCATTCCGTACCTTGTTCAAAAGTCCGTTGATGCATTGGGCTTACATTATCCTTTTTTTAGGGGCACTGGTGTTTTTGACCATCAAAGTTATGACCTACGACCCCGGTGATGGGTTCAAGGGAACCGCGGCCATTGCAGGAACCATTTTTGCTTCTTTCTTTTTGTTGGCCTTGGTGTTGGGCTTCTTTTTGATATTGGAAGATATCGTGCGGGTATTGGCTTTTGGCTATAATAAAATTGTAGGGGTTTCCAATCCCGATGCGGGTTATTTGCCCTCGCGCAGAAAATTTATAAGTGGGATTGCCCTAGGTTTGGCGGCATTGCCATTTGGAGCGTTATTGTACGGAATGTACCGTGGAAAATACAATTATCAGGTGCTCAAATATGAACTGGAGTTTGATGATCTGCCGGATGCCTTCCACAACTATCAAATTACCCAAATTTCCGATGTGCACAGCGGTAGTTTTGATGATTTCAAGAAAGTGGAGTATGGGGTAAACCTTGTGAATGAACAGAAGAGCGATGTGATTTTCTTTACCGGCGATATCGTGAACAACAGGTCCGAGGAACTGGAACCGTGGAAGGAGATTTTTTCCCGTTTGGATGCCAAGGATGGGGTGTATTCCATTTTGGGGAATCACGATTATGGGGATTATGCCGTTTGGGATACCGAAGAAGAGAAAGCACAGAACCTCGAGGATTTAAAGATCATGCAAAGGGATATGGGCTTTGATCTATTGCTTAATTCCAATCGCTTTTTGGAAAAGGATGGTCAAAAGATTGCTTTGGTCGGAGTGGAGAATTGGGGCAGGGGCGGCTTTAAAAAGGCAGGTGACCTGCAAAAGGCCAAAGCGGGCATTTCCCAAGACGATTTTAAGATATTGCTGAGTCACGATCCATCCCATTGGGAGGATGTGGTGATCCACGATGATTACCATTTTCATTTGACCCTGAGCGGACACACCCACGGTATGCAGTTTGGCGTTGAGATTCCAGGTTGGGTAAAGTGGAGTCCCATAAAATGGCGATATAAATATTGGGCCGGTATTTATAAGGAAATGGAGCAGTTCATCAACGTGAACAGAGGATTTGGATTTATAGGATACCCGGGCCGTTTTGGGATTTGGCCGGAGATATCTGTCATCACTTTGAAGAAGAAGGGATTGGCTTAA
- a CDS encoding thioredoxin family protein has protein sequence MSKFGELIDLQVPVLLDFYAEWNEQSTSMHPVLRDVAAALGDKGKVIKIDVDKNKELSQALRIKGLPTLMIYKKGEMVWRQSGEQDANTLIGILNEYIQ, from the coding sequence ATGTCCAAATTCGGAGAACTTATAGATTTACAAGTCCCAGTTTTATTAGACTTTTATGCGGAATGGAACGAGCAGTCTACCTCAATGCATCCTGTATTGCGTGATGTTGCCGCCGCCCTTGGCGACAAGGGAAAGGTCATAAAAATTGACGTGGACAAGAACAAGGAACTTTCGCAGGCACTCCGTATTAAGGGGTTGCCCACTTTAATGATCTACAAAAAAGGAGAGATGGTCTGGCGCCAAAGTGGAGAGCAGGACGCCAATACGCTCATCGGCATTTTAAACGAATATATTCAATAA
- a CDS encoding DUF2723 domain-containing protein: MFVKDFKKWDTILGWASFAIAFIVYALTVEPTGSFWDAGEYISTSAKLQVGHPPGAPLLQMIGAFFAMFAFGDETKIALMVNAVSIVSSAFAVLFTFWTITNLTGKLIVKKEKMTDSKAIAILGSGLVGALAFTFSDSFWFNAVETEVYGMASLIMSLLMWLGLKWTDNLGDPRGHRWLMLISFVIGLTFGIQFMGFLAIPSIGLLYYFKKYKTTTVKNFLLANIVVIAVLILVYKFSLTYVLELFGWSEVFFINEIGLPFNSGSIIMGLLFVAAFYFGLRYTRKHNYYNANIVVLCLMFLILGFSSWLMLPIRANAKTVVNENNPADARALLAYYNREQYPGVDSPVYGAYYSDTFAPSGEDRDDSPKYEKDLELGKYVIVNHYKGAIPGPNEKHVGLLPRMWSDQHAENYMRYFGALEFRIKSEYISNNDLRQAVNQFKTAYSQGELDTEQYIRFLREFGEYIEVQPPTLGQNLEYLFDFQFSYMYMRYFMWNFVGKQNDMQGRYDENGNWLSGINFIDSIRLGSQENLPSDWKNNKGRNTYFFLPLLLGILGIVFQVSRNPKQFWVLFVFFMFTGLAIQFYTNPYIFQPRERDYSLVGSFYVFCIWIGIGVYGLFEEFKKLISAKIAAPAITTLCLLVVPLLMAFQNWDDHDRSDRYTAPATAKAYLDSCQEDAGAMLFTIGDNDTFPIWYAQEIEKYRTDVRVINTSLFATDWYIDQMKRKAYESDPIPSQLTHDKYSYGTRDAIYYQEVTDNRWDIKDFMNWVGSDKPQTKFRHILTNQGADLSNYSESTLDIVYYPTNKIRIPVNKQNVLESGLVKEKDSALIVDYIDIDLPTGALPKNRILMLDIIANNDWKRPIYFSGGSFDSAEYIWMKDYLQLDGLVYKLVPIKTPNRNSFEMGRIDSDLMYDIVKDWEWGNSGSDDIYHDPQTRSQGLSFRSNLARLMETMIAENKIDEAKDVINIAMENMPVDHYYFYAFVEPFVDGYYKVGETQKARELFNKLKNVYQEHLEYYANIPLDEQYDKIDDILSDMQAYRRNIDILIENGDKELAESETIIFNEYIDKFSQFVDEEEDVMDESIPPIDPDMESSVPIDAPDNIPDSIIPEKE; this comes from the coding sequence ATGTTTGTAAAAGACTTCAAAAAATGGGATACCATCCTAGGGTGGGCATCCTTCGCCATAGCGTTTATAGTTTATGCCCTGACCGTAGAACCCACAGGAAGTTTTTGGGATGCAGGGGAATATATTTCCACCTCGGCAAAGTTACAGGTAGGGCACCCACCGGGAGCTCCGCTTTTGCAAATGATAGGCGCCTTTTTTGCCATGTTCGCCTTTGGCGACGAGACCAAGATCGCCCTCATGGTAAACGCTGTATCCATCGTATCCAGTGCTTTCGCAGTTTTGTTCACTTTTTGGACCATTACCAACTTAACGGGAAAGTTGATCGTTAAAAAGGAAAAAATGACCGATAGCAAGGCCATCGCCATCTTGGGAAGTGGTTTGGTCGGTGCGCTCGCCTTTACTTTTTCGGATAGTTTTTGGTTCAATGCCGTTGAGACCGAGGTATACGGTATGGCCAGTTTGATCATGTCCCTATTAATGTGGCTGGGCTTAAAATGGACGGACAATCTGGGCGACCCCAGAGGGCACCGTTGGCTCATGCTCATTTCGTTTGTGATCGGGCTTACCTTCGGAATACAGTTTATGGGCTTCCTGGCCATTCCATCCATTGGATTGCTCTACTATTTCAAAAAATACAAGACCACCACGGTAAAAAACTTTTTGTTGGCCAACATAGTGGTGATTGCCGTTCTTATTTTGGTGTATAAATTTTCGTTGACCTACGTATTGGAGCTGTTTGGTTGGAGCGAAGTGTTCTTTATCAACGAAATCGGGCTTCCCTTTAATTCGGGATCCATCATTATGGGACTTTTATTTGTGGCCGCTTTCTATTTCGGTTTGAGGTATACCCGAAAACACAATTACTACAATGCCAATATTGTGGTGCTCTGTTTGATGTTCCTCATCCTTGGGTTCTCGTCATGGTTGATGCTTCCCATCAGGGCAAATGCAAAAACAGTCGTCAACGAAAACAACCCTGCCGATGCACGGGCACTACTGGCCTACTACAACAGGGAACAATACCCGGGGGTTGACAGTCCCGTTTATGGCGCCTACTACTCGGATACCTTTGCCCCTTCTGGAGAGGACAGGGACGACAGCCCCAAGTATGAAAAGGACCTCGAACTGGGCAAATATGTTATCGTAAACCATTATAAAGGTGCGATTCCGGGACCCAACGAAAAGCATGTGGGGCTTTTGCCACGGATGTGGAGCGACCAACATGCCGAAAACTATATGCGCTATTTTGGCGCCCTCGAGTTTCGGATAAAATCCGAATACATCTCCAACAACGACCTTCGCCAAGCCGTAAACCAATTCAAAACGGCCTATTCACAAGGAGAGCTCGACACCGAACAATATATTCGCTTTTTAAGGGAATTTGGGGAATACATTGAAGTGCAACCACCCACATTGGGACAAAACCTTGAATACCTGTTTGATTTCCAGTTCAGCTATATGTACATGCGCTACTTTATGTGGAACTTTGTAGGGAAGCAAAACGATATGCAAGGCCGGTACGATGAAAACGGAAATTGGCTGAGCGGCATCAATTTTATCGACAGCATCCGTTTGGGAAGTCAAGAAAATCTTCCGAGCGACTGGAAAAACAATAAAGGCCGAAACACCTACTTCTTTCTTCCCTTATTATTGGGCATCTTAGGAATTGTGTTCCAAGTATCCAGAAACCCCAAACAGTTTTGGGTACTGTTTGTGTTCTTTATGTTCACGGGACTTGCCATACAGTTTTACACCAACCCCTACATTTTTCAGCCCAGGGAAAGGGATTATTCCTTAGTGGGATCCTTCTACGTTTTCTGTATTTGGATAGGGATAGGTGTATACGGACTTTTTGAAGAGTTTAAAAAACTGATTTCCGCCAAAATTGCCGCACCCGCCATCACAACCTTATGTTTATTGGTCGTGCCCCTGTTGATGGCCTTCCAAAACTGGGACGACCATGACCGGTCGGACAGGTACACCGCACCGGCCACCGCAAAAGCCTATCTGGATTCCTGCCAAGAAGATGCTGGCGCCATGTTGTTCACCATCGGGGACAACGATACCTTCCCAATTTGGTATGCTCAGGAAATTGAAAAGTATCGTACCGATGTAAGGGTAATCAATACAAGTTTGTTCGCTACGGATTGGTACATCGACCAAATGAAACGCAAAGCGTACGAAAGCGACCCCATACCATCACAATTAACACACGACAAGTACAGCTACGGAACCAGGGATGCCATCTATTATCAAGAGGTTACCGACAATAGATGGGACATTAAGGATTTTATGAATTGGGTGGGCAGTGACAAGCCACAAACCAAATTCAGACATATTTTGACCAATCAAGGTGCCGATCTTAGCAATTATTCCGAAAGCACTTTGGATATTGTGTATTACCCCACCAATAAGATCAGGATTCCTGTCAACAAACAAAATGTATTGGAAAGCGGGTTGGTCAAAGAAAAAGATTCCGCTTTGATCGTAGATTATATCGATATCGACTTACCTACCGGGGCACTTCCAAAGAACAGGATATTGATGTTGGACATCATCGCCAACAACGATTGGAAACGTCCCATCTATTTCTCTGGAGGTAGTTTTGACAGCGCAGAATACATTTGGATGAAGGATTACCTTCAACTCGATGGTCTGGTGTACAAATTGGTGCCCATAAAAACACCGAACCGAAATTCTTTTGAAATGGGTCGAATCGATTCCGATCTGATGTACGACATCGTCAAGGATTGGGAATGGGGCAACTCAGGAAGCGATGATATCTACCACGACCCCCAAACACGTTCGCAGGGACTTTCTTTCAGAAGTAATTTGGCCCGCTTGATGGAAACAATGATCGCAGAAAACAAAATCGACGAGGCCAAAGATGTGATCAACATTGCCATGGAGAACATGCCAGTGGACCATTATTATTTCTATGCCTTTGTGGAACCATTTGTAGACGGTTATTACAAAGTGGGGGAAACCCAAAAAGCGCGCGAACTGTTCAACAAGCTCAAGAATGTCTATCAAGAACATCTGGAATACTACGCCAACATTCCTTTGGACGAGCAATACGATAAAATAGACGACATTCTATCCGACATGCAGGCCTACCGCAGAAACATTGATATCTTGATTGAAAATGGAGATAAGGAATTGGCAGAGTCGGAAACGATCATTTTTAATGAATACATAGATAAGTTCTCCCAATTTGTAGATGAGGAGGAGGATGTAATGGATGAATCGATCCCTCCAATAGACCCGGACATGGAAAGCTCCGTTCCGATTGATGCACCGGACAACATTCCGGACTCCATAATTCCGGAAAAAGAATAG
- a CDS encoding YkgJ family cysteine cluster protein — protein MTLDQKVRSVETLFDQLELETRQFQEKSKLGCVSGCGKCCTFPNIDASPLEFLPWAFQLFLSGKAEEALDTLSSSAEQTCFLLTPVSILSKGHCGSYRHRGLICRLFGYAASKDKYGNLRLATCKVIKEEQADSYQKTTKAITEGLYVPVFTDYYMQLTQIDYQLGSKIMPINKALKMALEEVLQYYTYRPIPNMDKQIV, from the coding sequence ATGACACTAGATCAGAAAGTCCGATCGGTTGAAACGTTATTCGACCAGTTGGAGCTAGAGACCCGGCAATTTCAGGAAAAATCGAAACTTGGCTGTGTTTCTGGATGTGGAAAATGTTGCACTTTTCCAAATATTGATGCTTCACCTTTGGAGTTTTTACCCTGGGCATTCCAGCTATTTTTATCGGGCAAGGCGGAAGAGGCACTGGATACGTTAAGTTCGTCCGCTGAGCAGACTTGCTTTCTGTTGACCCCTGTTTCCATTTTGAGCAAAGGGCATTGCGGAAGTTATCGCCACAGGGGACTTATTTGCAGGCTATTTGGATATGCGGCCAGTAAGGACAAGTACGGTAATCTACGATTGGCCACCTGCAAGGTGATCAAAGAGGAACAAGCGGACAGTTACCAGAAAACCACCAAAGCCATTACCGAGGGATTGTATGTTCCCGTTTTTACGGACTATTACATGCAATTGACCCAAATCGACTATCAGCTAGGCTCCAAAATAATGCCCATCAACAAAGCGCTAAAAATGGCGTTGGAAGAGGTGCTGCAATATTATACCTACAGGCCCATCCCCAATATGGACAAGCAAATTGTGTAG
- a CDS encoding DUF1963 domain-containing protein — MDQINKLKEVLDNFDFKVSLEKSKVKNKSKYSVKKIKEDILLFSEAYLLVDGYSEYKEEDIPLGATKLYGSPHLPDDIHPDDDEIFLGQFNMEQLKPFDFKNILPIDSGMCYFFVRPGEDMDMGRPLEDNSSDDEDDEDEEQYMDEFEEEYNDSLRVLGRVYYSDTPIDQLKVRKIPNGGKSVPASRVFDFNNASENIFFEQSPYFDLKGILGEDYDHFMKELESNDVRFNVYEYSSELPDEFFFGQPQCLQGEGDGTPVLFSVDSLSVDFCDSGDCVFNFCLPYHFKNIEDGGLNISCT; from the coding sequence ATGGATCAAATTAACAAATTAAAGGAAGTACTGGACAACTTTGACTTTAAAGTAAGTCTTGAAAAATCCAAAGTAAAGAACAAGAGTAAATATTCGGTAAAAAAAATAAAGGAAGATATCCTACTTTTTTCAGAAGCTTACCTATTGGTAGATGGTTATTCGGAATACAAGGAAGAAGATATCCCTTTGGGCGCCACAAAACTGTATGGGTCCCCGCATCTTCCAGATGATATACATCCAGATGATGATGAAATTTTTTTGGGTCAGTTTAACATGGAACAACTAAAACCCTTTGATTTTAAAAACATACTTCCAATAGATAGTGGCATGTGTTATTTTTTTGTGAGACCCGGAGAGGATATGGATATGGGCCGTCCATTGGAGGATAATTCTTCTGATGATGAAGATGATGAAGATGAAGAGCAGTACATGGATGAATTTGAAGAGGAATATAACGATTCACTCCGTGTTTTGGGAAGGGTATATTATAGTGATACTCCCATAGATCAGCTTAAGGTACGCAAAATTCCAAACGGAGGAAAGAGCGTTCCTGCATCCAGGGTATTTGATTTTAACAATGCATCTGAGAACATTTTTTTTGAACAATCGCCTTATTTTGATTTAAAGGGTATTTTAGGGGAGGACTACGATCACTTTATGAAAGAGTTGGAATCCAATGATGTCCGTTTTAACGTTTACGAATATTCTTCAGAATTACCGGATGAGTTCTTTTTTGGGCAACCCCAATGTTTACAGGGAGAAGGAGATGGAACACCTGTTCTTTTTTCTGTGGATAGTTTGTCGGTGGACTTTTGCGATTCGGGAGACTGTGTCTTTAATTTTTGTTTACCGTACCATTTCAAGAATATTGAAGATGGAGGCCTTAACATTAGTTGTACTTAA